A window of Notolabrus celidotus isolate fNotCel1 chromosome 11, fNotCel1.pri, whole genome shotgun sequence contains these coding sequences:
- the ssr4 gene encoding translocon-associated protein subunit delta — protein sequence MIRIVAFLALLVAACSGESCTDPAITPSAYTTSDAVISSESVFIVELSLACANGAQSVTLYADVNGRQFPVTRGQDVGKYQVSWSLPHKQASSGTYQVKFFDEESYSALRKAQRNNEDVNAIEPLFSVNIDHRGAWNGPWVSTEVVAALIGILFYYMAFSAKSTIQA from the exons ATGATCCGGATAGTCGCTTTCCTCGCTCTGCTCGTGGCCGCCTGCTCGG GGGAGAGCTGCACAGACCCAGCGATCACTCCGTCGGCCTACACCACGTCGGACGCCGTCATCTCCTCTGAGTCTGTTTTCATCGTTGAACTCAGCCTAGCCTGCGCTAACGGGGCACAG AGTGTGACTCTGTATGCTGATGTCAATGGAAGACAGTTCCCTGTGACCAGAGGCCAGGATGTTGGAAAGTACCAG GTATCCTGGAGTCTTCCTCACAAACAGGCCAGCTCTGGAACATATCAGGTCAAGTTCTTTGATGAGGAGTCCTACAGTGCCCTGCGCAAG GCCCAGAGAAACAATGAAGACGTTAATGCTATTGAGCCTCTCTTCTCTGTCAACATTGATCATAGG GGTGCATGGAACGGCCCATGGGTGTCCACTGAAGTGGTCGCTGCCCTCATTGGAATCCTGTTCTACTACATGGCCTTCAGTGCAAAGAGCACCATCCAGGCATAA
- the LOC117821690 gene encoding vasopressin V2 receptor-like yields the protein MESISVETDWDGLAPSSLLTTGRNNFSSPSLLVSELNSFNSSYSGGSFFGIFPENGSTTTPHTLPQPRNRDPGLARAEIAVLGLVLALTTLGNSFVLWVLLRRRKHNAPMHVFMVNLCVADLVVAIFQVLPQLIWDITGIFQGPDVLCRSIKYLQIVGMFASSYMIVAMTVDRHHAICCPLQAYRGGAMSRWNTPVMVAWGLALLLSIPQVFIFSRTEVSPGVYECWGEFAKVWGLKAYITWMTVAVFLLPALIITICQIRIFREIHNNIYLKSERMVTAELKKNEILFRFHSFKKDEERARGRRASGGGGRGGGGQVLKGVNNNPHNNGHNSQVGECYDYVPSSVQYNSCCSEAATATTVTSPTQQQRVNGSDCQESYASFEQASGSPRCSLDYVPPQPPSAPPPSITKAMSKTVRMTLVIVLVYTICWSPFFIAQLWVAWDPNPPKQEVAFTILMLLASLNSCTNPWIYTAFSSSVSRELQNLLHCGSRPGRRGSLPDDSTTTHTSTTKDTLY from the exons ATGGAAAGCATCAGTGTGGAAACAGACTGGGATGGGTTagccccctcctctctgctcaccACAGGAAGGAACAACTTCTCTTCTCCGTCTTTGCTGGTCTCCGAGCTGAACTCCTTCAATAGTTCTTACAGCGGGGGGTCCTTCTTCGGGATCTTCCCTGAAAATGGTTCCACCACTACACCCCACACGCTGCCCCAGCCCCGGAACAGGGACCCGGGCCTGGCCCGGGCAGAGATCGCCGTTCTCGGGCTGGTACTGGCACTCACCACCCTGGGGAATAGCTTTGTACTGTGGGtgctgctgaggaggaggaaacacaatgcACCGATGCACGTGTTCATGGTTAACCTGTGTGTTGCTGACCTCGTGGTGGCCATATTTCAG GTTCTTCCTCAGCTGATATGGGACATCACAGGGATCTTTCAGGGGCCTGACGTGCTCTGCCGCTCCATCAAGTACTTACAGATTGTGGGCATGTTTGCTTCCTCCTACATGATAGTTGCCATGACTGTAGACCGGCACCATGCTATCTGCTGCCCTTTACAAGCTTACCGCGGGGGGGCAATGTCCCGCTGGAACACCCCTGTCATGGTGGCCTGGGGTTTGGCACTTTTACTCAGCATACCACAG GTGTTCATCTTTTCTCGCACAGAAGTGTCTCCTGGAGTGTACGAGTGCTGGGGTGAATTTGCCAAGGTGTGGGGCCTGAAAGCCTACATCACCTGGATGACTGTGGCAGTCTTCCTCCTGCCTGCCTTGATAATCACCATCTGTCAG atAAGAATCTTCCGAGAGATTCACAACAACATCTACCTAAAGTCAGAGAGGATGGTGACGGCTGAGCTGAAGAAAAACGAAATCCTCTTCCGCTTCCACAGCTTCAAAAAGGACGAGGAGCGAGCGAGGGGGAGGCGAGCATCAGGGGGCGggggtagaggaggaggaggacaggttTTAAAGGGTGTAAATAACAACCCTCACAATAACGGTCATAACAGCCAAGTGGGAGAGTGTTACGACTACGTGCCCTCCTCTGTTCAATATAACAGTTGCTGCAGTGAAGCTGCGACAGCAACAACAGTAACATCACCCACACAGCAGCAAAGAGTGAACGGCTCAGACTGCCAGGAGTCATACGCATCCTTCGAGCAGGCCTCAGGCTCACCCAGATGCTCCCTGGACTATGTCCCACCTCAACCTCCTTCCGCCCCACCTCCAAGCATCACTAAAGCCATGTCCAAGACTGTGAGAATGACCCTCGTCATTGTGTTGGTCTACACAATCTGCTGGTCTCCTTTCTTTATCGCTCAGCTTTGGGTGGCATGGGACCCCAACCCTCCAAAGCAAG AAGTGGCCTTCACCATCCTGATGCTGCTGGCCAGTCTGAACTCTTGCACCAACCCGTGGATCTATACCGCCTTCTCCAGCAGCGTGTCAAGAGAGCTGCAGAACCTGCTGCACTGTGGGTCCAGACCAGGCCGCCGAGGATCCCTGCCGGACGActccaccaccacacacacctcAACCACTAAGGACACCCTGTACTGA